The following is a genomic window from Flavobacteriales bacterium.
GTGGATCCGTGGCGCGGAGCGATGGGGGCGCCGCCAACACGAGCAGAAGCGCAAGCACCGACCTTGCCGGAACCCACCGCTCACGAGGGTCAGAACAGGCTGGTGAAGCCGAAGTGCACCTTGCCATCGCGCAGGTCGAAAGGGTTGTTGAACTGGCTGCCCAGGGCGTAGGTGAGGCTGAAGATACCGGCCTTGGTCTCGAAGTTGGTGCCGATGCCGAAACCGATGGGGTCGTCCGCGAGCACCTCCTCCCGGCTCCGGTCCTCCCACCAGGCCTGGTCCACGAACACGAAAGCGTTGCTGTTCTCCTCCAGCAGAAGGCGGTACTCCAGGGTGCCGATCGCGAAGCTGCTCGCATAGATAGAGGCCTCATCCACCCCGCGCAGGTTGCGGATGCCACCGAGGCGGTAGAGTTCGTTCAGGTACAACCGGTCGTTGATCATCGCACCGCCCTGAGCGGCCACCCGCACAGTGCCCCTGCGGCCCAGCGCCCAGTGAACCACCACCTGCCCGTCCACCTGGACCTGCAAGGACTTCGTGGTCACCGTGAGCGTGTTGTCGTTCGGGTCGGGCGTGCGGCTTTCCTTATTGCCGGCCGAGCCCTCCAGGGAGACGGCGTGCCCCCGTTGCGGGTTCAGGCGGTAGTCGAAGCGCTGGCGTTCGATGCCTAGGCCATAGGTCAGCAACCTCACGTTGCCCAGGCCGGGAAGGAACGAGGTGGTGCGCCCCAGGGTCCGCGACGACTTGCTGTTGACGAACACGCTCACCACATCGCCCTGGCGAAGGGCGAGCTGGACCGCGCCACGTCCGTTCACTTCCAGGAAGGAGGTGTCCCGGCGGAAGAGCTTCAGCGACAGGTCGATACCGAAAGGGGTCTGGAACAAGAAGGGCACCGCGGTGCGGACCTTCAGGTCCTGGGTGCGGTCCTTCAGGCTCCGCCAGTTGAGGTCGATGGACTCGCCGCGACGGAGCGCGTTCCGGAGGCGGAGGTCCACATCGCCGGTGAAGGCCACGCGCCCGGTGGCAGCGTCCGGCAGCACCCCGAGGATGCCGTTGATGGAGCTGGCGCGTCGCGGGTCCAGGAAGAGGTAGAGCTTGGTGCGTTCCGGGGCGAACAGCACGTAGGGCTTCTGTCGTTGGGTCACGAAGGGCAGTTCCCGGATGCGCCGGTCGAGGGCCACGATGAGCGATTCGTCGTACGCATCCCCGGGCCGGATGCCGATGTGCTGATGCAGGTAGCGCGGCGAGATGCGTGCGGTGCCCTTCACCACCACGCTGTCGATCCGCACCAGCGGCCCGAGGTCCACACGAACGGTGGCCATCAGGCCATCGCCCGTGGTACGCAGGCTGTCCAGCCGCACCGTGGCGAACGGGTGGCCATGGTCCTCCGCGTCGCGGAGCAGGTCGTCCAGCACCTTCATCGTGCGGCGCGGCGCGATGGGCTTGCCGGCGTGGGCGCGCTCCTTGAACCGCGTGCGGCCGGCCATGTCGTGCGGAATGCCCGACCCGGAGAGGGCGGCCCACCGGTGGTCCGGACCGCGGTGCACGGTGCAGCGGAGGGTGTCGTCCACCAGCACGCAGGTGTCGAGCGAGGCCTCCAACGCGCCTTGGGCCCGAAGGGCCTCCGCCCAGGCCATGGCCCTGGCCTCGGCTTCGGTCGGCGAGTCGAACCGTTCGGCGCGGAGGGCGGCTTTCGGCATGGGTCCATCCGCATCGATCACCAGCACGGTGCGCTGGGCCACCGCGCACAGGACGGCGAGCTGGCCGGTGGCCAGCAGGAGCGGACGAACGCCCGGGCGCCAGGCAGGTGGGGTGGGATCCGCCATCATGTGCGCCAGTCGATGGGGGCCAGGCCTTGGGCCTGGAGGATCTCGTTGGTGGCCGAGAAGTGGCCGCAACCGATGAACCCCCGATGGGCGGATAAGGGGCTGGGGTGCGGGGCCTTCAGGATGTAGTGCCGGTCCGGTGGGATGAGCGTTTCCTTCTGCTGGGCGTGCCGGCCCCACAACAGGAACACAAGCCCGCTCCGTTCGGTGGCCAGTGCTCGGATGGCCGTGTCGGTGAAGGTTTCCCAACCGCGACGTTGATGCGATGCGGCCTGCTCGGCGCGGACGGTGAGGGTGGCGTTCAGCAGCAGCACCCCTTGATCGGCCCAATGGCCCAGGTCACCGTGGGCGGGCCGGTCGATCCCGAGATCGCGTTCCAGTTCGGAGAAAATGTTCACGAGTGAAGGAGGAGGTGGCACACCGGGTGGCACGCTGAAGCACAGGCCATGGGCCTGGCCCGGCCCATGATAGGGGTCCTGCCCCAGGATGACCACGCGGACCGCGTCGAAGGGTGTTCGCGCGAAGGCGTGGAAGATGTCGCGCCCGGCCGGGTACACCCTGTGCCCCGCGCGTTCGGCCACCAGAAAGTCCTTCAAGGCCTGGAAGTAAGGCTTCTCCAGTTCCGGGCCGAGCACGCGCGTCCAGCCGGATCCGAGCTCAGCGGTTCGAGGGGCTGCTGTAGCCATGGTCATCGGGTCCGCCAAGTTCGCCAACGGATCGTTGAAACTTTTTCCAGGCCCCTCCCGTTCCACGCGATAACTTTGGGCGACCTGGAACGTTCTACCTGCGTCCAAGGAACGTAGTAAACGAACGCACAACGATGAAAAAGGTGCTTTTGGTACTGGCTGTTGTGGTGGTGGGCGCAATGCTTTTCAGCTCCTGCGGTTCAAGCCACAGCTGTCCGGCCTACTCCAAGACGCATCAGGTGAAGGCTGAACGGCCTGCCTGATCCTTTCTGCACACGCCTCGAGCCCGGCCCTTTGGTCCGGGCTTTCGTGTTCATCCCTCAATAGTAAGAGAACCGAAGGACCTGAACGAGGTCCTCCCGCAGGCTGAGCGCCACCGGGCAGGTTCGCGCCACCTCCTCCAGCTCCGACCTCATGGCCGGGTCAAGTCCGGTGCCGTCCAAGCGGATGTCCACCTCGATCTTCGAGACCCGGCGCGGTCCAGTGACCATGTGCTTGGTCACGTTCGCGGACAGGCCGTTCAGCGGATACCCCTTGTCGCGTGCCCGGATGCCCATCACCGTCATCAGGCAGCAGGCCAGCGCGGTGCTCAACAGGTCGGTGGGCGAAAAGGCCTCGCCGCGCCCGTGATTGTCCGGTGGGGCATCGGTGATGATGGTGGCCCCGCTGCGAGTGTGGGCGGCCTCGGTGCGAAGCTCACCGAGATATCGGACGGTTGAAGTGCTCATGGACCAAGGTCGGCAAGGTAGCGTTGTCTTCGTAGCTTTGACAGCTTCCATGTGGCGCGCGATCCTTCTGCCGTTCCTGCTGCTGCCGGTCCTGCTGGCGGCACAGCAGACGGTGTACGATGAGACGCGGATCTTGTACAAGAAGGAGCTGCATGGTGGCCTGATGGCCCACGGCGATGGCTGGGGGGCCAATTTCTTTCATGGCAAACACCGCACGGCGCGTTCGCGCCGCATGATCGGCATCGAGATCGTGGGTATGAAGCACCCCAAGGAGATCAAGAGCTTCAACCCGTACTACGAGGACGCACGCGGCTACTTCTATGGTAAGCTGAACAGCGTGCTGCTCTTCCGTCCGACGTGGGGCCGCAAGGAGCTGATCACCGACAAGCTGCGCAAGAGCGGGGTGGAGGTGAACTACGTGTGGGGTATCGGGCCTTCCATCGCCATGCTGAAGCCGGTGTACCTGCAGATCGGCAAGCCGAGTCTGCCGTACGAGACCATCGCCGTGGAGCGCTACGATCCGGAGGTGCACTATCCGGACGACATCTTCGGGCGGGCCTCCTGGTTCA
Proteins encoded in this region:
- the ung gene encoding uracil-DNA glycosylase, with amino-acid sequence MATAAPRTAELGSGWTRVLGPELEKPYFQALKDFLVAERAGHRVYPAGRDIFHAFARTPFDAVRVVILGQDPYHGPGQAHGLCFSVPPGVPPPPSLVNIFSELERDLGIDRPAHGDLGHWADQGVLLLNATLTVRAEQAASHQRRGWETFTDTAIRALATERSGLVFLLWGRHAQQKETLIPPDRHYILKAPHPSPLSAHRGFIGCGHFSATNEILQAQGLAPIDWRT
- a CDS encoding OsmC family protein; protein product: MSTSTVRYLGELRTEAAHTRSGATIITDAPPDNHGRGEAFSPTDLLSTALACCLMTVMGIRARDKGYPLNGLSANVTKHMVTGPRRVSKIEVDIRLDGTGLDPAMRSELEEVARTCPVALSLREDLVQVLRFSYY